In Miscanthus floridulus cultivar M001 unplaced genomic scaffold, ASM1932011v1 os_2624_3_4, whole genome shotgun sequence, the following proteins share a genomic window:
- the LOC136535238 gene encoding uncharacterized protein, whose amino-acid sequence MYIKPPATGVPGARVLAIAAIPRRGSFTATSASAPSALSTAAGPRAATGALLLTASLATRLPVLLIEHQAPHGVRDLLGLGALLEHAQPPNHFLDGGLVQVEEHLEGDSGLREPVRDDLQQLFHYLRVGDVVAEGVKIGGERGDADAELVDGLPLLEGESAKFPAELLRAGVARAFVTDPQVLDRVPRFLHGALPGESTPELGRHRA is encoded by the exons ATGTACATTAAG CCTCCAGCCACCGGCGTCCCCGGCGCCCGCGTTCTGGCCATCGCGGCCATCCCGCGACGAGGATCCTTCACCGCCACGTCCGCGTCCGCGCCCTCGGCGCTTTCCACGGCTGCTGGACCCCGTGCTGCCACCGGAGCTCTCCTGCTCACGGCGAGCCTTGCGACGAGACTCCCAGTCCTCCTCATAGAGCATCAGGCGCCCCATGGCGTCCGTGATCTCCTTGGGCTTGGCGCGCTCCTCGAACACGCGCAGCCGCCCAATCACTTCCTCGATGGTGGCCTTGTTCAGGTCGAGGAACATCTCGAGGGAGACAGCGGCCTGCGAGAGCCTGTCCGGGATGACCTGCAACAACTTTTTCACTACCTCCGCGTCGGTGATGTTGTCGCCGAGGGAGTGAAGATTGGCGGCGAGCGTGGTGATGCGGACGCCGAACTCGTTGACGGTCTCCCCCTCCTTGAAGGAGAGAGCGCCAAATTCCCGGCGGAGCTGCTGCGCGCTGGCGTCGCGCGCGCATTCGTCACCGATCCGCAAGTTCTTGACCGCGTCCCACGCTTCCTTCACGGTGCCCTTCCTGGCGAGAGTACTCCAGAGCTCGGACGGCACCGAGCGTAG